One Streptomyces sp. P9-A2 DNA window includes the following coding sequences:
- a CDS encoding ATP-binding protein yields the protein MKYEIGDHRLSSPIASPPARFSRQLSSTRHGARLARLLAVQKLSDWGWATGSEHLESAALVVGELAANAVTHGVVPGRDFLLTMTLTPLPGSCVSTLRVEVADCRGERLPAPAETSCPTGEHGRGLLLVNALAARWGVTPRHPSGKTVWAELRGPAGAGPARVLPPRA from the coding sequence ATGAAGTATGAAATCGGTGACCATCGCCTCTCGTCTCCCATCGCGTCCCCTCCCGCGCGCTTCAGCCGGCAGCTCAGTTCGACGCGGCACGGGGCGCGCCTCGCACGCCTGCTGGCGGTCCAGAAGTTGTCGGACTGGGGGTGGGCCACGGGCAGCGAACATCTGGAGTCCGCCGCACTGGTCGTCGGTGAACTCGCCGCGAACGCGGTCACGCACGGTGTCGTGCCTGGGCGGGACTTCCTGCTCACGATGACCCTCACCCCGCTCCCCGGAAGCTGCGTGAGCACCCTGCGGGTCGAGGTCGCCGACTGCCGGGGCGAGCGGCTGCCCGCCCCGGCGGAGACCTCGTGCCCGACCGGCGAGCACGGTCGGGGACTGCTCCTCGTGAACGCACTCGCTGCCCGGTGGGGGGTCACACCCCGTCACCCCTCCGGCAAGACCGTCTGGGCCGAGCTGCGAGGCCCCGCCGGAGCGGGCCCCGCGCGAGTCCTGCCACCCCGAGCCTGA
- a CDS encoding helix-turn-helix domain-containing protein codes for MTTSGSRQNDTGNHPADTPEDADGLLDLNRAVGRQVKLLRERAGMTQKELGDRLGYSEDLVSSLERGRRTPQPEFLDAVDGLLDAGGMLKATKEDVARAEARARVRHPAWFRDYARLEAEAVEINFYNNHDIPGLFQTEGRTRALYEMRKPLLDEEMIEQRVASRMDRQGVLTRRPLPILTVVIEEVVLRRPLGGREVHKKQLGRLLELGRLRTVELQVMPTHRTEHSGMGGSFTLLMPRGKPQVAYTEVQTSARLATELDEVRILAARYGSIRAQALTPRESLTLIERMQTEDAH; via the coding sequence GTGACGACATCAGGATCCCGGCAGAACGACACCGGAAACCACCCTGCTGACACTCCGGAGGACGCAGACGGCCTGCTCGACCTGAACCGGGCCGTGGGCAGGCAGGTCAAACTGCTGCGGGAACGGGCAGGCATGACCCAGAAGGAGTTGGGCGACCGGCTGGGGTACAGCGAGGACCTCGTCTCCTCCCTGGAGCGCGGCCGGAGAACGCCTCAACCGGAGTTCCTCGACGCGGTGGACGGCCTGCTCGACGCCGGAGGGATGCTGAAGGCGACGAAGGAGGACGTCGCGCGGGCGGAAGCCCGTGCCCGGGTCCGCCACCCGGCGTGGTTCCGGGACTATGCGCGGCTGGAGGCGGAGGCGGTAGAGATCAACTTCTACAACAACCACGACATCCCCGGGCTGTTCCAGACCGAGGGGCGCACCCGCGCCTTGTACGAGATGCGCAAACCTCTGCTCGACGAAGAGATGATCGAACAACGCGTGGCCTCACGCATGGACCGCCAGGGAGTCCTGACCCGACGTCCCCTTCCCATACTGACCGTGGTGATCGAAGAGGTGGTACTCCGTCGACCGCTGGGAGGGCGCGAGGTCCACAAGAAGCAGTTGGGCCGACTGCTCGAACTCGGACGGCTGCGTACCGTCGAGTTGCAGGTCATGCCCACGCACCGGACCGAACACTCAGGCATGGGAGGCTCGTTCACCCTGCTGATGCCGAGGGGGAAGCCGCAGGTGGCGTATACGGAAGTGCAGACCTCCGCACGGCTGGCCACAGAGCTGGACGAGGTCCGTATCCTGGCCGCACGCTACGGCAGCATCAGGGCCCAGGCGCTCACTCCGCGAGAGTCTCTGACCCTGATCGAGAGGATGCAGACGGAAGATGCGCACTGA
- a CDS encoding variant leucine-rich repeat-containing protein, producing MTSLAHPQLSGLGRNPAAPQDVLVRLAAHAAGRHGISLRRGRLADAVVEALLTHGGRGTATGLHGDRLSPAMRRRVAEHPDPAIRDAYPDFVRGTVDLGVPLGIDALEETYGRPRAVLAGAPSPKLRAAVARSWHDRPPTVQEGLLADPDPQVRAAATEHKQPGVPPEWRDRCLADPAVRANVARYVPLASDRFAQLMRSEDETVHQAVAGNPHLSAEMVARLLDIDDPFVRVAVAQSRHVDAETRDGLYALVEAELADGNIEAEVALSWNFTGPDWLRDVPLEERMTYLDCPYAAFRRVLASCHDLPEEAWHRLDNDRELMVRRAAARRPDAPPEVLERLVRAHGDVFHIRPLLVDHPNFPRHTLHTFVDEPSPNARYVALQDPELPVASLQRLAGDSEPFLRRGVARHPNVTEALLEQLLSDRDPEVVDDAAANSALRLSPMHRILATAGL from the coding sequence ATGACGAGCCTCGCTCATCCGCAACTGTCCGGGCTGGGGCGGAACCCGGCGGCCCCGCAGGATGTACTGGTGCGCTTGGCCGCACACGCGGCCGGCCGACATGGGATATCACTGCGTCGCGGGCGGCTGGCGGACGCGGTCGTCGAGGCTCTGCTGACGCACGGCGGCAGGGGAACCGCGACAGGCCTCCACGGGGACCGGCTCTCCCCGGCGATGCGCCGCAGGGTCGCCGAGCATCCAGATCCGGCGATCCGTGACGCGTACCCGGACTTCGTCCGAGGCACGGTGGACCTTGGGGTTCCGCTCGGCATCGACGCCTTGGAGGAAACCTACGGCCGGCCCCGGGCGGTACTCGCCGGCGCGCCGAGCCCGAAGCTGCGCGCCGCGGTCGCACGCAGCTGGCACGACCGGCCTCCCACCGTGCAGGAGGGGCTGCTCGCCGACCCGGATCCACAGGTCCGCGCGGCCGCCACCGAGCACAAGCAGCCTGGTGTCCCGCCCGAGTGGAGGGACCGTTGTCTTGCCGACCCGGCCGTGCGCGCCAACGTGGCACGCTACGTCCCCCTCGCCTCGGACCGGTTCGCACAGCTCATGCGGAGCGAGGACGAGACGGTCCATCAGGCCGTCGCCGGAAACCCGCATCTGTCGGCGGAGATGGTGGCCCGGCTCCTGGACATCGATGATCCGTTCGTGCGCGTCGCGGTGGCGCAGAGCCGCCATGTGGACGCCGAAACCCGGGACGGACTGTACGCGCTCGTGGAAGCCGAGCTCGCGGACGGAAACATCGAGGCCGAGGTGGCTCTGAGCTGGAACTTCACCGGGCCGGACTGGCTGCGCGATGTGCCCCTCGAGGAACGGATGACCTACCTGGACTGCCCGTACGCGGCATTCCGGCGCGTACTGGCCTCCTGCCACGACCTGCCCGAAGAGGCATGGCACCGGCTGGACAACGATCGGGAGCTCATGGTCCGCCGTGCTGCCGCCCGTCGACCGGATGCACCACCGGAAGTCCTGGAACGGCTGGTCCGCGCCCACGGCGACGTGTTCCACATCCGACCACTGCTCGTCGATCACCCCAACTTCCCTCGTCACACACTGCACACGTTCGTCGACGAACCCAGCCCGAACGCACGCTACGTCGCCCTGCAGGACCCGGAACTGCCCGTGGCATCCCTTCAGCGACTCGCCGGCGATTCCGAACCCTTCCTGCGTCGCGGGGTCGCCCGTCATCCCAACGTCACGGAAGCGCTGCTGGAGCAACTGCTGTCGGACAGGGATCCCGAGGTCGTCGACGACGCCGCTGCCAACTCCGCGCTGCGGCTCTCGCCGATGCACCGAATCCTCGCCACTGCCGGCTTGTGA
- the istB gene encoding IS21-like element helper ATPase IstB: MARTTTKPTASSQKTGNGRTGEQTASDLAFYSRAMKAPALLDAAERLAERARTESWTHAEFLAACLQREVAARKSHGGEARIRGARFPAIKTIEELDVTHLRGLTRQQLAHLGTLDFITGKENTVFLGPPGTGKTHLAIGLAVRACQAGHRVAFATAAEWVDRLAAAHHAGNLQAELTRLARYPLIVVDEVGYIPFEAEAANLFFQLISNRYERASVIVTSNKPFGRWGEVFGDETVAAAMIDRLVHHAEVHSLKGDSYRMRGRQLGRVPTATTETD; this comes from the coding sequence ATGGCCCGCACCACCACCAAGCCCACCGCCTCCTCGCAGAAGACCGGCAACGGCCGGACCGGCGAGCAGACCGCATCCGACCTGGCCTTCTACTCCCGTGCGATGAAGGCCCCGGCCCTGCTGGACGCCGCCGAGCGCCTCGCCGAGCGGGCCCGCACCGAATCCTGGACCCACGCCGAGTTCCTGGCCGCCTGCCTGCAGCGCGAAGTCGCCGCCCGCAAGAGCCACGGCGGCGAGGCCCGCATCCGCGGCGCCCGTTTCCCCGCGATCAAGACGATCGAGGAACTCGACGTCACCCATCTGCGCGGCCTGACACGACAACAGCTCGCGCATCTGGGCACGTTGGACTTCATTACCGGCAAAGAGAACACAGTTTTCCTGGGACCACCGGGGACGGGAAAGACCCATCTGGCGATCGGGCTCGCGGTCCGCGCCTGCCAGGCCGGCCACCGCGTCGCATTCGCCACCGCCGCCGAATGGGTCGACCGCCTCGCCGCCGCCCACCACGCCGGAAACCTCCAGGCCGAGCTCACCAGACTCGCCCGCTACCCGCTGATCGTCGTGGACGAGGTCGGCTACATCCCCTTCGAAGCCGAGGCCGCGAACCTGTTCTTCCAGCTCATCTCGAACCGATACGAACGCGCGTCCGTGATCGTCACCAGCAACAAGCCCTTCGGACGCTGGGGAGAGGTATTCGGCGACGAGACAGTGGCCGCCGCGATGATCGACCGCCTCGTCCACCACGCCGAGGTCCACTCCCTCAAAGGCGATTCCTACCGCATGCGTGGACGGCAACTCGGCCGGGTCCCCACCGCCACAACAGAAACCGACTGA
- the lepA gene encoding translation elongation factor 4 yields the protein MPATPIHVPEPSRTDPALIRNFCIIAHIDHGKSTLADRMLQLTGVVEQRQMRAQYLDRMDIERERGITIKSQAVRLPWAPTHDKGSTHILNMIDTPGHVDFTYEVSRSLAACEGTVLLVDAAQGIEAQTLANLYLAMENDLKIIPVLNKIDLPAAQPEKFAEELANLVGCEPDDVLKVSAKTGLGVEALLDRVVAEIPAPVGVKDAPARAMIFDSVYDSYRGVVTYVRVIDGQLNKRERIRMMSTGATHELLEIGTNSPEMLSSDGLGVGEVGYLITGVKDVRQSKVGDTITSQHKGAEEALGGYKEPKPMVFSGLYPMDGSDYPMLRDALDKLQLNDAALVYEPETSAALGFGFRVGFLGLLHLDVIRERLEREFGLDLIATAPNVVYRVIMEDGAEHIVTNPSEFPEGKIDEVFEPVVRATILAPTEFIGAIMELCQTRRGTLLGMDYLSEDRVEIRYTLPLAEIVFDFFDQLKSKTRGYASLDYEPTGEQSSSLVKVDILLHGDKVDAFSVITHKDQAYAYGVRLVAKLRELIPRQGFEVPVQAAIGSRVIARETVRAIRKDVLAKCYGGDISRKRKLLEKQKEGKKRMKMVGAVEVPQEAFIAVLSSDENAGSGKGKK from the coding sequence CGAGCCGAGCCGTACCGACCCGGCTCTGATCCGCAATTTCTGCATCATCGCGCACATCGACCACGGAAAGTCCACGCTCGCCGACCGGATGCTCCAGCTGACCGGTGTGGTCGAGCAGCGGCAGATGCGCGCCCAGTACCTCGACCGCATGGACATCGAGCGCGAACGCGGCATCACGATCAAGTCCCAGGCGGTGCGGTTGCCGTGGGCGCCCACTCACGACAAGGGCAGCACGCACATCCTCAACATGATCGACACGCCGGGGCACGTCGACTTCACCTACGAGGTGTCGCGGTCGCTCGCCGCCTGCGAGGGCACGGTCCTGCTGGTGGACGCCGCGCAGGGCATCGAGGCGCAGACCCTCGCCAACCTGTACCTGGCGATGGAGAACGACCTCAAGATCATCCCGGTGCTCAACAAGATCGACCTGCCGGCCGCGCAGCCCGAGAAGTTCGCCGAGGAGCTCGCCAACCTGGTCGGCTGCGAGCCCGACGACGTGCTGAAGGTGTCCGCCAAGACCGGGCTCGGCGTCGAGGCGCTGCTCGACAGGGTGGTCGCCGAGATTCCCGCCCCGGTCGGCGTCAAGGACGCCCCGGCCCGCGCGATGATCTTCGACTCGGTCTACGACTCGTACCGCGGCGTCGTGACGTACGTCCGGGTCATCGACGGCCAGCTCAACAAGCGCGAGCGCATCCGGATGATGTCCACGGGCGCGACGCACGAGCTGCTGGAGATCGGTACGAACTCGCCGGAGATGCTGTCCTCCGACGGTCTCGGCGTCGGCGAGGTGGGCTACCTCATCACCGGTGTGAAGGACGTCCGCCAGTCCAAGGTCGGTGACACCATCACCAGCCAGCACAAGGGGGCCGAGGAGGCGCTGGGCGGCTACAAGGAGCCCAAGCCCATGGTCTTCTCCGGCCTGTACCCGATGGACGGCTCCGACTACCCCATGCTGCGCGACGCGCTGGACAAGCTCCAGCTCAACGACGCGGCCCTGGTCTACGAGCCGGAGACGTCCGCGGCCCTCGGGTTCGGCTTCCGCGTGGGCTTCCTGGGCCTGCTGCACCTCGACGTGATCCGTGAGCGCCTCGAGCGCGAGTTCGGGCTCGACCTGATCGCCACCGCGCCCAACGTGGTGTACCGCGTGATCATGGAGGACGGTGCCGAGCACATCGTCACCAACCCGAGCGAGTTCCCCGAGGGGAAGATCGACGAGGTCTTCGAGCCGGTGGTGCGGGCCACGATCCTCGCGCCCACCGAGTTCATCGGCGCGATCATGGAGCTGTGCCAGACCCGGCGCGGCACCCTGCTCGGCATGGACTACCTCTCCGAGGACCGGGTCGAGATCCGCTACACGCTGCCGCTCGCGGAGATCGTCTTCGACTTCTTCGACCAGCTGAAGTCCAAGACCCGCGGCTACGCCTCGCTGGACTACGAGCCCACGGGCGAGCAGTCCTCCAGCCTGGTCAAGGTCGACATCCTGCTGCACGGCGACAAGGTGGACGCCTTCTCGGTGATCACCCACAAGGACCAGGCGTACGCGTACGGCGTGCGGCTCGTCGCCAAGCTGCGGGAGCTGATCCCGCGGCAGGGCTTCGAGGTGCCCGTCCAGGCCGCCATCGGTTCCCGGGTGATCGCCCGCGAGACCGTCCGCGCCATCCGCAAGGACGTCCTCGCCAAGTGCTACGGCGGTGACATCTCGCGCAAGCGCAAGCTGCTGGAGAAGCAGAAGGAGGGCAAGAAGCGGATGAAGATGGTGGGTGCCGTGGAGGTCCCGCAGGAGGCATTCATCGCCGTTCTCTCCAGCGACGAGAACGCGGGATCGGGCAAGGGCAAGAAGTAA
- a CDS encoding AMP-dependent synthetase/ligase — protein MSDTQTLIENRPPSVATLFLERVAATPDAEAYRYPVPSATGEGPDDWKSLTWAEAAERVNAIAAGLIELGVNPQERVALASATRVEWILADLGIMCAGAATTTVYPQTNLEESAYILSDSDSRVLIAENAEQVAKAVAKRAELPHIGQVVVIDTDGVQTDDWVISLAELERRGAARLEKDPGLVKERVAALTKDQLATLIYTSGTTGRPKGVRLPHDNWSYMAKAIATTGLVRPDDVQYLWLPLAHVFGKVLTSGQIEVGHVTAVDGRVDKIIENLPVVQPTYMAAVPRIFEKVYNGVAAKARAGGGAKYKIFQWAAGVAREYAKVTQDNFRRTGTASAPFGLTAKHNVADKLVYAKIREAFGGNLRACVSGSAALAPEIGYFFAGAGIHILEGYGLTESSAASFVNPGEAYRTGTVGKPMPGTEVRVADDGEILLRGPGIMEGYHNLPEKTAEVLESDGWFHTGDIGELSPDGYLRITDRKKDLIKTSGGKYIAPAEVEGQFKAVCPYVSNILVHGADRNYCTALIALDEAALAPWAQENGLGGKPYAEIVAAPATVEMVDGYVKQLNEGLQRWQTIKKFRILPRDLDIEHGEITPSLKLKRPVVEREYKHLIDEMYAGAREA, from the coding sequence TTGAGCGACACACAGACTTTGATCGAGAACCGGCCGCCGAGCGTGGCGACCCTCTTCCTGGAGCGTGTCGCCGCCACACCGGACGCCGAGGCATATCGCTACCCCGTCCCGTCCGCCACCGGCGAGGGCCCCGACGACTGGAAGTCGCTCACCTGGGCCGAGGCCGCCGAGCGGGTCAACGCCATCGCGGCCGGACTGATCGAGCTGGGCGTGAACCCGCAGGAGCGGGTGGCGCTCGCCTCCGCCACCCGGGTGGAATGGATCCTCGCCGACCTCGGAATCATGTGCGCGGGCGCCGCCACCACCACCGTCTACCCGCAGACGAACCTCGAGGAGTCCGCCTACATCCTGTCGGACTCCGACAGCCGGGTGCTGATCGCGGAGAACGCCGAGCAGGTCGCCAAGGCGGTGGCGAAGCGCGCCGAGCTGCCCCACATCGGCCAGGTCGTGGTCATCGACACGGACGGCGTCCAGACGGACGACTGGGTGATCAGCCTCGCCGAGCTGGAGCGCCGGGGGGCGGCCCGGCTGGAGAAGGACCCCGGGCTGGTCAAGGAGCGGGTCGCCGCGCTCACCAAGGACCAGCTGGCCACCCTCATCTACACCTCGGGCACCACCGGCCGCCCCAAGGGCGTACGCCTGCCGCACGACAACTGGTCGTACATGGCGAAGGCGATCGCCACGACCGGGCTGGTCAGGCCGGACGACGTGCAGTACCTGTGGCTGCCGCTCGCGCACGTCTTCGGCAAGGTACTCACCTCGGGACAGATCGAGGTCGGCCACGTCACCGCCGTCGACGGCCGCGTCGACAAGATCATCGAGAACCTGCCGGTGGTGCAGCCGACCTACATGGCGGCCGTCCCTCGCATCTTCGAGAAGGTCTACAACGGGGTGGCCGCCAAGGCACGGGCCGGCGGCGGCGCCAAGTACAAGATCTTCCAGTGGGCCGCCGGCGTCGCCCGCGAGTACGCCAAGGTCACCCAGGACAACTTCCGCCGCACCGGCACCGCCAGTGCCCCCTTCGGCCTCACCGCGAAGCACAACGTCGCCGACAAGCTCGTCTACGCCAAGATCCGTGAGGCGTTCGGCGGCAACCTGCGCGCCTGCGTCTCCGGATCGGCGGCCCTCGCCCCCGAGATCGGCTACTTCTTCGCCGGCGCCGGCATCCACATCCTGGAGGGGTACGGCCTCACCGAGTCCTCCGCGGCCTCCTTCGTCAACCCCGGCGAGGCCTACCGCACCGGCACCGTCGGCAAGCCGATGCCCGGCACCGAGGTGCGCGTCGCCGACGACGGCGAGATCCTGCTGCGCGGCCCCGGCATCATGGAGGGTTACCACAACCTGCCCGAGAAGACCGCCGAGGTCCTGGAGTCCGACGGCTGGTTCCACACCGGCGACATCGGCGAGCTCTCTCCCGACGGCTACCTGCGCATCACCGACCGCAAGAAGGACCTCATCAAGACCTCCGGCGGCAAGTACATCGCGCCCGCCGAGGTCGAGGGACAGTTCAAGGCGGTGTGCCCGTACGTCTCCAACATCCTGGTACACGGCGCCGACCGGAACTACTGCACCGCCCTCATCGCCCTCGACGAGGCGGCCCTCGCGCCCTGGGCCCAGGAGAACGGCCTGGGGGGCAAGCCCTACGCGGAGATCGTCGCCGCGCCCGCCACGGTCGAGATGGTCGACGGCTACGTCAAGCAGCTCAACGAGGGCCTCCAGCGCTGGCAGACCATCAAGAAGTTCCGCATCCTGCCCCGCGACCTCGACATCGAGCACGGCGAGATCACCCCGAGCCTGAAGCTGAAGCGCCCGGTGGTCGAGCGGGAGTACAAGCACCTGATCGACGAGATGTACGCGGGCGCCCGCGAGGCGTGA
- a CDS encoding DUF397 domain-containing protein: MRTESRRRLVWHKSSYSGNEGGECVEIAVTPGTVHVRDSKDLDRPQLTVHAAGWTAFVNFATDR, encoded by the coding sequence ATGCGCACTGAGAGCCGTCGACGACTTGTCTGGCACAAGAGCAGCTACAGCGGTAACGAAGGCGGCGAGTGCGTCGAAATAGCCGTCACCCCGGGAACCGTCCACGTCCGCGACTCCAAGGACCTGGACCGACCGCAGCTCACCGTCCACGCGGCCGGCTGGACCGCGTTCGTGAACTTCGCGACGGACCGCTGA
- the istA gene encoding IS21 family transposase, whose product MIQVEDWAEIRRLHRAEEMPIRAIARHLGISKNTVKRALATDRPPVYSRPLKGSAVDAVEPQIRELLKQTPTMPTTVIAERIGWDRGMTILKDRVRELRPAYLPVDPVSRTTYQPGELAQCDLWFPPVDIALGYGQSGRPPVLVMVSGYSRIIAARMLPSRTTGDLIDGHWQLLTGWGAVPKMLVWDNEAGIGQGKVTADFAAFAGLLAVRIFLCRPRDPEAKGLVERANGYLETSFLPGRTFSGPGDFNIQLEQWLAIANRRIHRTLGTRPIERWDADRAGMLALPPVDPPRWSRFFTRIGRDHYIRVDTCDYSVHPLAIGKKVQVTTSTEEVVATLAPGGAVVARHARCWAKHQTITDPDHARTAAALRGEYRHHTAARAARLRATAAADHLVDVEQRELTDYDRVFTLIEGDAGRDETGDGVS is encoded by the coding sequence GTGATCCAAGTGGAGGACTGGGCAGAGATCCGCAGGCTGCACCGGGCCGAGGAGATGCCGATCAGGGCGATCGCAAGGCATCTGGGCATCTCGAAGAACACCGTGAAGCGGGCGCTGGCCACCGACCGGCCGCCGGTGTATTCCCGGCCGCTGAAGGGCTCGGCGGTCGACGCGGTCGAGCCGCAGATCCGTGAGCTGCTGAAACAGACCCCGACGATGCCGACGACGGTGATCGCGGAGCGGATCGGCTGGGACCGCGGGATGACGATCCTCAAGGACCGCGTCCGCGAGCTGCGGCCCGCCTACCTCCCCGTCGATCCGGTCTCGCGCACCACCTATCAGCCCGGCGAGCTGGCCCAGTGCGACCTGTGGTTCCCGCCGGTCGACATCGCGCTCGGCTATGGCCAGTCCGGGCGGCCACCGGTGCTCGTGATGGTCTCGGGCTATTCGAGGATCATCGCCGCGCGGATGCTGCCGAGCCGGACGACAGGTGATCTGATCGACGGTCACTGGCAGCTGCTGACCGGCTGGGGCGCGGTGCCGAAAATGCTGGTCTGGGACAACGAGGCCGGTATCGGCCAGGGCAAGGTCACCGCCGACTTCGCCGCCTTCGCCGGACTCCTCGCGGTCAGGATCTTCCTCTGCCGGCCCCGTGACCCAGAAGCGAAGGGGCTGGTCGAGAGGGCCAACGGCTACCTCGAGACGAGCTTTCTACCCGGCCGCACCTTCAGCGGACCCGGCGACTTCAACATCCAGCTCGAACAGTGGCTGGCCATCGCCAACCGGCGCATCCACCGCACCCTTGGCACCCGCCCCATCGAGCGGTGGGACGCCGACCGGGCCGGCATGCTCGCCCTCCCACCCGTCGACCCGCCCCGCTGGTCGCGCTTCTTCACCCGCATCGGACGCGACCACTACATCCGCGTCGACACCTGTGACTACTCCGTGCACCCCCTGGCGATCGGCAAGAAAGTCCAGGTCACCACCAGCACCGAGGAAGTCGTCGCCACCCTCGCTCCCGGCGGGGCCGTCGTGGCCCGCCATGCCCGCTGCTGGGCCAAACACCAGACCATCACCGATCCCGACCACGCCCGCACCGCCGCTGCCCTGCGCGGTGAGTACCGCCACCACACCGCGGCCCGGGCCGCCCGACTCCGCGCCACGGCCGCCGCCGACCACCTGGTCGACGTCGAGCAACGCGAACTGACCGACTACGACCGCGTGTTCACCCTCATCGAGGGCGACGCCGGCCGCGACGAGACCGGGGACGGGGTGTCCTGA